A genomic window from Candidatus Tanganyikabacteria bacterium includes:
- the glmS gene encoding glutamine--fructose-6-phosphate transaminase (isomerizing), producing MCGIVGYVGSQQASEILINGLRRLEYRGYDSAGLAVINSGRLELRREVGKLQNLEDGLRHAPLEGQTGIGHTRWATHGRPTTFNAHPHTDCSGNLVVVHNGIIENYLALKQELIAGGHEFQSDTDTEILAHLVESLYQGDLFKAVQQACARLEGTYATVFMHRDEPQRVVGIRHGAPLVAGMGDQEYFLASDVSAILDYTRQVIYLDDGELVVISREGVRVYDGAGAPRAKEVHRIEWNPAAAEKAGYEHFMLKEIHEQPSSLTNTLGGRLDEREGRVYLGETGLSDEAIAGIDRIIVTACGTAYYAGLVGKYLIEDLARLPVEVDFASEFRYRHPIVNDKTLVIAISQSGETADTLAALRECKRQGAKSLGVINAIGSTMSREVDAVLSLQSGPEISVASTKAYTSMVAAMLLLAIHLGHARGALPADRVRDLIGELKHLPALVTRTLEMNAEVQALAEAFALSQHFLFLGRGINYPTAMEGALKLKEISYIHAEAYAAGEMKHGPIALINEAMPVLAIATRSATYDKVISNLQEAKSRKGAARGTVIAIATEGDTEILSHVDRVLYVPACPELLSPVVNVVPLQMLAYYIARILGKDIDQPRNLAKSVTVE from the coding sequence ATGTGTGGAATCGTAGGCTACGTGGGTTCGCAGCAGGCTTCCGAGATTCTGATCAACGGCCTGCGCCGCCTGGAGTACCGGGGCTACGACTCGGCCGGCCTGGCCGTCATCAATTCGGGCCGCCTCGAACTGCGGCGCGAGGTGGGCAAGCTCCAGAACCTGGAGGACGGGTTGCGCCACGCGCCCCTCGAGGGCCAGACCGGCATCGGCCACACCCGCTGGGCGACCCACGGCCGGCCCACGACCTTCAACGCCCACCCGCACACCGATTGCAGCGGCAACCTGGTCGTGGTGCACAACGGCATCATCGAGAACTACTTGGCGCTCAAGCAGGAATTGATCGCCGGCGGCCACGAGTTCCAGTCCGACACCGACACCGAGATCCTCGCGCACCTGGTCGAGTCGCTCTACCAGGGGGATCTCTTCAAGGCCGTGCAGCAGGCCTGCGCGCGGCTCGAGGGCACGTACGCCACGGTCTTCATGCATCGCGACGAGCCGCAACGCGTCGTGGGCATCCGGCACGGCGCCCCGCTGGTAGCCGGGATGGGGGACCAGGAGTACTTCCTGGCCTCCGATGTGAGCGCGATCCTGGACTACACGCGCCAGGTCATCTATCTCGACGACGGCGAACTGGTCGTCATCAGCCGCGAGGGCGTGCGGGTCTACGACGGCGCCGGCGCTCCCAGGGCCAAGGAGGTCCACCGCATCGAGTGGAACCCCGCGGCGGCCGAGAAGGCCGGCTACGAGCACTTCATGCTCAAGGAGATCCACGAGCAGCCTTCCAGCCTGACCAATACCCTGGGCGGCCGACTCGACGAGCGCGAGGGCCGCGTGTACCTGGGAGAGACCGGCCTCTCGGACGAAGCCATCGCCGGCATCGACCGCATCATCGTCACCGCCTGCGGCACCGCCTACTACGCCGGCCTGGTGGGCAAGTACCTCATCGAGGATCTGGCCCGGTTGCCGGTGGAGGTTGATTTCGCCTCGGAGTTCCGGTACCGGCACCCCATCGTCAACGACAAGACGCTGGTGATCGCCATTTCCCAGTCGGGCGAGACCGCCGATACCCTCGCCGCCTTGCGCGAGTGCAAGCGCCAGGGTGCCAAGTCGCTCGGCGTCATCAACGCCATCGGCTCGACCATGAGCCGGGAGGTGGACGCCGTGCTCTCCCTGCAGTCGGGCCCGGAGATCAGCGTGGCTTCGACCAAGGCCTACACCAGCATGGTCGCGGCGATGCTCCTGCTGGCGATCCACCTGGGCCATGCCCGCGGCGCGCTCCCGGCCGACCGCGTGCGCGACCTGATAGGCGAGCTCAAGCACCTGCCCGCCCTGGTGACGCGGACCCTGGAGATGAACGCGGAGGTGCAGGCGCTTGCCGAGGCCTTCGCGCTCTCGCAGCACTTCCTCTTCCTCGGGCGGGGCATCAATTACCCGACCGCGATGGAAGGCGCCCTCAAGCTCAAGGAGATCTCGTACATCCACGCCGAGGCCTACGCGGCGGGCGAGATGAAGCACGGGCCCATCGCCCTGATCAACGAGGCCATGCCGGTCCTGGCCATCGCGACGCGCAGCGCGACCTACGACAAGGTGATCTCCAACCTGCAGGAGGCCAAGAGCCGCAAGGGTGCGGCGCGGGGGACCGTCATCGCCATCGCCACCGAGGGCGACACCGAGATCCTCTCGCACGTCGATCGCGTGCTGTACGTCCCGGCCTGCCCGGAACTCCTGAGCCCGGTGGTCAACGTGGTGCCGCTGCAAATGCTGGCCTACTACATTGCCCGGATCCTGGGCAAGGACATCGATCAGCCCAGGAACCTGGCGAAGTCCGTCACGGTCGAGTAG
- the rsmI gene encoding 16S rRNA (cytidine(1402)-2'-O)-methyltransferase, producing the protein MGTPIGNLGDLTPRAAEILRSVATVAAEDTRQAAKLLNHLGIRVPTVSYHEHNAGRRQPELLARLERGEHVALVTDAGMPAISDPGSHLVRAAAAAGHPVEVVPGPSALTAALAVSGLEATRFVFEGFPPREGKARRRLFRQLAGEHRAIVFFEGPHRLAATLGDLAAILGADRQVAVCRELTKVHEEVFRATLGDAAAHYATHAARGEITLVVGPAPRPATAAE; encoded by the coding sequence GTGGGAACCCCGATCGGCAACCTCGGGGACCTCACGCCGCGCGCTGCCGAGATCCTGCGGTCGGTCGCCACGGTGGCCGCCGAGGACACGCGGCAGGCCGCCAAGCTCCTCAACCATCTCGGGATCCGGGTGCCGACGGTGAGCTACCACGAGCACAACGCCGGCCGCCGGCAGCCTGAGCTCCTCGCGCGCCTGGAACGAGGCGAGCATGTGGCCCTGGTGACCGACGCCGGCATGCCGGCCATCTCCGATCCGGGATCCCACCTGGTGCGGGCGGCCGCGGCGGCCGGCCATCCGGTCGAGGTGGTGCCCGGGCCGTCCGCACTGACCGCCGCCCTGGCGGTCTCGGGCCTGGAGGCCACGCGCTTCGTCTTCGAAGGCTTTCCGCCGCGCGAGGGCAAGGCGCGGCGGCGACTGTTCCGGCAACTTGCCGGCGAGCACCGGGCGATCGTTTTCTTCGAGGGGCCCCACCGCCTGGCGGCCACCCTCGGGGATCTCGCCGCCATCCTCGGCGCCGATCGCCAGGTCGCCGTCTGCCGGGAGCTGACCAAGGTGCACGAAGAGGTCTTCCGCGCCACGCTGGGAGACGCGGCCGCCCACTATGCCACGCACGCGGCCAGGGGCGAGATCACGCTCGTTGTCGGGCCGGCCCCGCGCCCGGCGACCGCCGCCGAGTAG
- a CDS encoding carboxypeptidase regulatory-like domain-containing protein — MLLRVLLLALGAAMVAGCGAAPVTVRTPAGQTIASVTVRGKVVDKLTGRGVAGATVRLATGTVRTETAADGLFALGPFPAQGGQVVVAAEGFATRTLVVPAGAREALTIELARAAEIPAYRLSLTMQAGRLDGTGRVALLGDRLLVTGREGKLGALFNLDRVTGEEYDRFSWLAMFTPLPMELADVAAHPRAGSYLLTNAGRVHAFDARGRFLTSSAVAEGPGAMACDGRRLVVASSRKIRSLDPASLAVVDEWPFEYGDPSGLAVDSLGNLFVSTWEGRVVQLDADRRLIADWRQIVGPAAAPGSQGYAQSAAVPVQRLAGLALDPEGRALVVDPDGKRVVILGPTGQARGAFGAADLRAPRGIVVDERGTVYVGDVSLRAALRFDRIPGTSAFAALPLP, encoded by the coding sequence ATGTTGTTGCGCGTTTTGCTCCTCGCCCTCGGCGCCGCCATGGTGGCGGGCTGCGGCGCGGCGCCCGTCACGGTGCGGACGCCGGCCGGGCAGACCATCGCCAGCGTCACGGTCCGGGGGAAGGTCGTGGACAAGCTCACCGGCCGCGGCGTGGCGGGCGCGACGGTTCGGCTGGCGACCGGGACGGTTCGCACCGAGACGGCGGCCGACGGCCTCTTCGCTCTCGGGCCGTTCCCGGCCCAGGGCGGCCAGGTCGTGGTGGCGGCCGAGGGGTTCGCCACCCGCACGCTGGTGGTGCCCGCGGGCGCACGCGAGGCTCTGACCATCGAACTCGCCCGCGCCGCCGAGATCCCGGCGTACCGCCTCTCGCTCACGATGCAGGCCGGCCGCCTGGATGGCACGGGCCGCGTGGCACTCCTGGGCGATCGCCTGCTGGTGACGGGCCGGGAAGGTAAGCTGGGCGCGCTTTTCAACCTGGATCGGGTGACCGGCGAGGAGTACGACCGGTTCTCCTGGCTCGCGATGTTCACTCCGCTGCCGATGGAGCTAGCCGACGTGGCCGCCCATCCCCGCGCCGGCTCCTACCTGCTTACCAACGCCGGCAGGGTCCACGCCTTCGACGCCAGGGGGCGGTTCCTGACGTCCAGTGCCGTCGCCGAGGGGCCTGGCGCGATGGCATGCGACGGCCGGCGCCTGGTCGTCGCCAGCTCGCGCAAGATCCGCTCGCTGGATCCCGCATCGCTCGCGGTCGTCGACGAGTGGCCCTTCGAGTACGGCGATCCGTCCGGCCTGGCCGTCGATTCGCTGGGCAACCTGTTCGTCTCGACCTGGGAGGGGCGCGTGGTCCAGCTTGACGCCGACCGGCGCCTGATCGCCGATTGGCGCCAGATCGTCGGGCCCGCGGCCGCGCCTGGCTCGCAGGGGTACGCGCAATCGGCAGCCGTACCCGTCCAGCGGCTGGCCGGTCTGGCGCTCGACCCGGAGGGCCGGGCCCTCGTGGTGGATCCCGACGGCAAGCGGGTCGTCATTCTCGGCCCCACCGGGCAGGCGCGGGGGGCCTTCGGCGCGGCCGATCTCCGGGCGCCTCGCGGGATCGTCGTCGACGAGCGAGGGACGGTTTACGTGGGCGATGTCAGCCTGCGCGCCGCGCTTCGGTTCGACCGGATCCCCGGAACATCTGCCTTTGCGGCTCTCCCTCTCCCGTAG
- a CDS encoding HNH endonuclease yields MQVLVLSSTYQPLYTVGIEKAITMLYLGKAVSVQDTDKVIRSPSVVMRIPQAIRLLMRAVAHRALETIRPSRQAIFKRDKHACQYCGSHADLTLDHVMPKSRGGQDLWENLVTACIKCNNRKGDRTPDEARMLLKQVPRAPRAIEIASELWGRLLGW; encoded by the coding sequence TTGCAAGTCCTGGTCCTGTCGAGCACGTACCAGCCCCTGTACACGGTCGGCATCGAGAAGGCCATCACGATGCTCTACCTGGGCAAGGCCGTCTCGGTGCAGGATACCGACAAGGTGATCCGGTCGCCGTCGGTGGTCATGCGCATTCCGCAGGCCATCCGTCTCCTGATGCGCGCGGTCGCGCACCGGGCGCTGGAAACCATTCGCCCCAGCCGGCAGGCCATCTTCAAGCGGGACAAGCACGCCTGCCAGTACTGCGGCTCGCACGCCGACCTGACCCTCGATCACGTGATGCCCAAGTCGCGCGGCGGGCAGGACCTCTGGGAGAACCTGGTCACGGCCTGCATCAAATGCAACAACCGCAAGGGCGACCGCACGCCCGACGAGGCTCGCATGCTGCTAAAGCAGGTTCCTCGAGCCCCCCGGGCGATCGAGATCGCCTCGGAGCTCTGGGGCCGCCTCCTGGGTTGGTAG
- a CDS encoding diguanylate cyclase: MRQALWAGVVWPGVLRALAIAGAILAVVILSGAIGQIGKPFAGFRYEPTLTLSQQNDVAWEGIKRGLAPYDRLLTANGQPLLHADDLAGLVAGVPVGTDIRYDLLRDGKQLSYVVPTQEYRLADFLRNQGPFLLVGLACLLIGTLTFWIKPGHAAARANFIACLVLGLFSLFGVDFDGARWMPEIYLLATPFLIGACLHLAAVAPEPRPFFARHPWAAYLGYAPSAAIGIYWYLTYRPVGEATDPAAVQAYLDMVQLVLALLLASLLLFVGSIGAAAGRAPTPQQRLQAKTILIGLAAGFLPSALVSIVPQLLGRASDMSYLLTNLSVFLWLLWPLSISYSVVKHRMFDIDAALRRTMVYVLLVSTLTVVYVATLVTVGGALERFFGGGAGIAPNAAATAIIAVLFEPLRERARALVDRLFYRTGYDFQRIVTDFGDRARGMYDPVSLAEEFARTVDQSLHPEFVVVLLKPEGSRELIQACALGYVFATPLVVSLDNFVMLAALSTAASEKRETFDFPGLGDVVLLPLVLKDDLLGCVLCGPKKSGADYLEQDWLLVRNLGQQLAVWLKNSRLFEQLANRAKELQDLVRLYEQAHLEALTDPLTGLYNRRAFHDQVGKLLAGAERKKAPLSVILLDIDHFKRFNDTYGHASGDLAIRFVSDLLRQTVRASDVAARWGGEEFIVCLPETTLRDALLVGERICARSAARDLFREDGSPLPRVTVSVGVAWLHHGQETLETLIARADQALYVAKAKGRNQVQTLELDGVVPSLA; encoded by the coding sequence ATGCGGCAGGCACTTTGGGCGGGCGTCGTCTGGCCTGGCGTACTGCGGGCGTTGGCCATCGCCGGAGCCATCCTGGCCGTCGTGATCCTCTCGGGGGCTATCGGGCAGATCGGCAAGCCGTTCGCCGGTTTCCGGTACGAACCCACCCTCACCCTCTCGCAGCAGAACGACGTCGCCTGGGAGGGCATCAAGCGCGGGTTGGCGCCCTACGACCGGCTGCTGACGGCCAACGGCCAGCCCTTGCTGCACGCCGACGATCTCGCGGGCCTGGTGGCCGGCGTCCCGGTGGGTACGGACATCCGGTACGACTTGCTCCGCGACGGCAAGCAACTGTCCTACGTCGTGCCCACCCAGGAGTACCGGCTGGCGGACTTCCTGCGCAACCAGGGGCCGTTCTTGCTGGTCGGTCTCGCATGTCTGCTGATCGGCACGCTCACGTTCTGGATCAAACCCGGGCATGCGGCCGCCCGCGCCAACTTCATCGCCTGCCTCGTGCTGGGGCTTTTCAGCCTCTTCGGCGTGGACTTCGACGGAGCGCGCTGGATGCCCGAGATTTACCTGCTCGCAACGCCGTTCTTGATTGGCGCCTGCCTGCATCTGGCGGCCGTCGCCCCCGAACCCCGACCGTTCTTCGCAAGACACCCGTGGGCGGCCTACCTGGGCTATGCGCCATCGGCCGCCATCGGCATCTACTGGTACCTGACCTACCGGCCGGTCGGCGAAGCGACAGATCCCGCCGCGGTGCAGGCCTACCTCGACATGGTACAGCTGGTCCTGGCGCTGCTCCTGGCCAGCCTCCTGCTATTCGTGGGCAGCATCGGTGCGGCCGCAGGGCGGGCGCCCACGCCGCAACAGCGCCTGCAGGCCAAGACCATCCTGATCGGGCTGGCCGCCGGCTTCCTGCCCAGCGCGCTCGTCTCGATCGTTCCGCAGTTGCTCGGTCGAGCATCCGACATGTCGTACCTGCTGACGAACTTGTCGGTCTTCCTGTGGCTCCTCTGGCCGCTTTCCATCTCCTACTCGGTGGTCAAGCACCGCATGTTCGACATCGACGCGGCCTTGCGGCGCACGATGGTCTACGTGCTGCTCGTGTCCACCCTGACGGTCGTCTACGTCGCCACGCTCGTGACGGTCGGCGGCGCGCTCGAGCGGTTCTTCGGCGGCGGCGCCGGCATCGCGCCCAACGCCGCCGCCACCGCCATCATCGCCGTGCTGTTCGAACCGCTGCGCGAACGCGCCCGCGCCCTGGTGGACCGGCTCTTCTACCGCACGGGCTACGACTTCCAGCGCATCGTGACGGACTTCGGCGATCGGGCCCGCGGCATGTACGATCCCGTGTCCCTGGCCGAGGAGTTCGCGCGCACGGTCGATCAGTCGCTGCACCCGGAGTTCGTGGTCGTGCTCCTCAAGCCCGAGGGCTCGCGGGAGCTCATCCAGGCTTGCGCGCTCGGCTACGTGTTCGCGACGCCCCTGGTCGTCTCGCTGGATAATTTCGTGATGCTGGCGGCCCTTTCGACCGCGGCGTCGGAGAAGCGCGAGACCTTCGATTTCCCCGGGCTCGGGGACGTGGTGCTGCTGCCGCTGGTCCTCAAGGACGATCTGCTCGGCTGCGTGCTATGCGGCCCGAAGAAATCCGGCGCCGATTACCTGGAGCAGGATTGGCTGCTGGTGCGGAACCTGGGGCAGCAACTCGCGGTCTGGCTCAAGAACAGCCGGCTCTTCGAGCAGCTGGCCAACCGCGCAAAAGAGTTGCAGGACCTGGTCCGGCTCTACGAGCAGGCGCATCTGGAGGCGCTCACCGATCCGCTCACCGGCCTGTACAATCGCCGCGCGTTTCACGACCAGGTCGGCAAGCTCCTGGCCGGTGCCGAACGCAAGAAGGCGCCGCTCTCGGTCATCCTGCTCGACATCGACCATTTCAAGCGTTTCAACGACACGTACGGGCACGCGTCGGGAGACCTGGCCATCCGCTTCGTCTCCGACCTGCTCAGGCAGACGGTGCGCGCCTCCGACGTCGCGGCGCGCTGGGGGGGCGAGGAGTTCATCGTATGCCTCCCCGAGACCACGCTGCGCGACGCTCTGCTGGTCGGCGAGCGGATATGCGCGCGGTCGGCCGCCCGCGACCTGTTTCGCGAGGATGGTTCGCCGCTTCCCCGCGTCACGGTCTCGGTAGGCGTGGCCTGGTTGCACCACGGCCAGGAGACGCTAGAGACGCTGATCGCCCGCGCGGACCAGGCGCTCTACGTCGCCAAGGCCAAGGGCCGCAACCAGGTGCAGACCCTGGAACTCGACGGCGTGGTGCCCTCCCTGGCCTAG
- the hemB gene encoding porphobilinogen synthase, translating to MRDLVRETELSPGDWIYPYFVVPGRGVRKEVGSMPGVFQLSVDEVVRDAAQAAELGVGGTILFGLPPAKDAVGSGAYDPDGVVQEAARALKREYPDLLVVADVCLCEYTDHGHCGIVEGDAVRNDPTLALLARMAVSCAEAGADIIAPSDMMDGRVGAIRKALDEAGFADLAIMAYSAKYASGFYGPFREAADSAPQFGDRRSYQMDPANAREALKEVALDVAEGADIVMVKPALAYLDVIWRVKEATDRPVAAYNVSGEYAMVKAAGRNGWIDERRVTLETLTGMKRAGADILLTYHALEAARWLKQG from the coding sequence ATGCGCGATCTGGTCCGCGAGACCGAGCTTTCGCCCGGCGACTGGATCTACCCCTACTTCGTGGTGCCCGGCCGCGGGGTGCGCAAGGAAGTCGGGTCCATGCCGGGGGTGTTCCAGCTCTCGGTGGACGAGGTCGTGCGCGATGCCGCCCAGGCCGCCGAACTGGGCGTGGGAGGGACCATCCTCTTCGGGCTCCCGCCGGCCAAGGATGCCGTAGGCAGCGGCGCCTACGATCCCGACGGCGTCGTGCAGGAAGCCGCCCGTGCCCTCAAGCGCGAGTACCCCGACCTCCTCGTCGTCGCCGACGTCTGTCTGTGCGAGTATACCGACCACGGCCACTGCGGCATCGTCGAGGGGGACGCCGTCCGCAACGACCCGACACTCGCCTTGCTCGCCAGGATGGCCGTGAGCTGCGCCGAGGCCGGCGCCGACATCATCGCGCCGTCGGACATGATGGACGGCCGCGTGGGCGCCATTCGCAAGGCGCTAGACGAGGCTGGTTTCGCCGATCTGGCCATCATGGCGTACTCGGCCAAGTACGCCTCGGGCTTCTACGGGCCGTTCCGCGAGGCGGCCGACAGCGCGCCGCAATTCGGCGATCGCCGCTCCTACCAGATGGACCCGGCAAACGCCCGCGAGGCGCTCAAGGAAGTGGCTCTCGACGTGGCCGAAGGGGCCGACATCGTCATGGTCAAGCCCGCCCTCGCCTACCTGGACGTGATCTGGCGGGTCAAGGAGGCGACCGATCGCCCCGTCGCCGCCTACAACGTCTCGGGCGAGTACGCCATGGTCAAGGCCGCCGGCCGCAACGGCTGGATCGACGAGCGCCGGGTCACGCTGGAGACCCTGACGGGCATGAAGCGGGCCGGCGCCGACATCCTGCTGACTTACCACGCACTGGAAGCCGCCCGCTGGCTGAAGCAGGGCTGA
- the polA gene encoding DNA polymerase I, whose protein sequence is MTDAATLSGTQGELFGAPQPEKRGTMVLVDGHALAYRAYFALIKQNFRTKSGEPTGAVYGFVNMLLSALGQLKPRCLAVCFDMDGETFRDQQYAGYKAQRRPMPDDLRPQIDTIRNVVRAFGLPIYELPGYEADDVIATVAFKAVAAGFDVKILTGDRDIFQIVQPGITVLMPRTGVSDLEEYDAAGVLAKMGVRPDQIVDYKGLAGDTADNIPGVPGVGEKTAVSLLTEFGSFSNLFANVEKVAKPKLREALEQHREQARLSYDLARIDTAAPVEGLDWLHCEVKLPEISQLSAVLERLEFKTLLRDLPRRLGVFVADPAGEAPGPESVPDPDLLAALPGGDDDSRPLRVRTCVVDTPEALGDLVARLRSADLVAFDTETDSLSPLACNIVGISVACGPADANACDAYYVPVGHREGRQLPRAEVLAALRPIFEDPAIPKVAHHAKFDVHALSTCGIAVAGLRDDTLIAAYVLDAGRSIGLKDLARDVLGYRMTPISELIGKAGPKQKSMVDVDIAAAAPYAAADAAVALELDARLRERLSGETNLELYRDLEIPLIPVLWRMEQHGIRLDTGLLADLSVKLAARIREIEREARDIVGHDFNLGSPKQLETILFDKLQLPSVRKNKTGRSTDAAVLEELQNAHPVVGKILEFRQLTKLKNTYLDVLPTYINERTGCVHTSYNQHVAATGRLSSDQPNLQNIPIRTDLGREIRRAFVPREPGNLILSADYSQIELRILAHVADDEAFKRAFAADQDIHAATAAEIFGVPLDQVTSEMRRKAKAVNFGVAYGQTAFGLARALGIPQKEARDFIDAYRQKYAGVHRYTVETVAQAHRQGYVSTLLGRKRKLAGINGPDRQLRDFAERAAINAPIQGSAADLIKLAMLEVERALAREGLRTAMVLQVHDELVFEVPPQEMEAAKALVKREMELAMRLSVPLKVDLRHGPTWMEAK, encoded by the coding sequence ATGACCGACGCAGCCACCCTTTCGGGCACCCAGGGAGAGCTTTTCGGCGCACCGCAGCCGGAGAAGCGCGGCACGATGGTGTTGGTGGACGGCCACGCCCTCGCGTACCGCGCCTACTTCGCGCTGATCAAGCAAAATTTCCGTACCAAGTCCGGAGAGCCCACCGGCGCCGTGTACGGCTTCGTCAACATGCTCCTCTCGGCCCTTGGCCAGCTCAAGCCGCGCTGCCTGGCCGTGTGTTTCGACATGGACGGCGAGACCTTCCGCGACCAGCAATACGCGGGCTACAAGGCGCAGCGGCGCCCCATGCCCGACGATCTGCGGCCGCAGATAGACACCATCCGCAACGTGGTGCGCGCCTTCGGCCTGCCCATCTACGAGTTGCCAGGGTACGAGGCGGACGACGTCATCGCCACGGTGGCGTTCAAGGCCGTCGCCGCGGGGTTCGACGTCAAGATCCTTACGGGCGATCGCGACATCTTCCAGATCGTGCAGCCGGGAATCACGGTCCTGATGCCCAGGACCGGCGTGTCCGACCTGGAGGAGTACGACGCGGCCGGCGTCCTGGCCAAGATGGGCGTTCGGCCCGACCAGATCGTCGACTACAAGGGCCTGGCGGGCGACACCGCCGACAACATCCCGGGGGTGCCCGGTGTCGGCGAGAAGACCGCGGTGAGCCTGCTTACCGAGTTCGGCTCCTTCTCCAACCTCTTCGCAAACGTCGAGAAAGTCGCCAAGCCCAAGCTCCGGGAGGCCCTCGAGCAGCATCGGGAGCAGGCCCGCCTGTCCTACGATCTGGCCCGCATCGACACGGCGGCTCCCGTGGAGGGCCTCGACTGGCTGCATTGCGAGGTGAAGCTCCCCGAGATCTCGCAGTTGAGCGCCGTGCTCGAGAGGCTTGAGTTCAAGACCCTCTTGCGCGACCTCCCGAGGCGCCTGGGAGTCTTCGTGGCCGATCCGGCCGGCGAGGCGCCGGGTCCCGAGTCGGTCCCCGACCCCGATCTCCTGGCCGCTCTGCCCGGCGGCGACGACGACTCCCGGCCTCTCCGGGTGCGCACGTGCGTCGTGGACACCCCGGAGGCGCTGGGCGATCTGGTGGCTCGCCTGCGGAGTGCCGATCTGGTCGCCTTCGACACCGAGACCGACAGCCTGTCCCCGCTTGCCTGCAACATCGTCGGCATCTCGGTGGCCTGCGGCCCGGCGGACGCCAATGCCTGCGACGCTTACTACGTCCCGGTAGGTCATCGCGAGGGCCGGCAGCTCCCGCGCGCGGAGGTCCTGGCGGCCCTGCGCCCCATCTTCGAGGATCCCGCCATTCCCAAGGTGGCCCACCATGCCAAGTTCGACGTCCACGCCCTCTCGACGTGCGGCATCGCGGTGGCCGGCCTGCGAGACGATACCCTCATCGCCGCGTACGTCCTGGATGCCGGCCGCTCCATCGGCCTGAAGGATCTGGCGCGGGACGTGCTGGGCTACCGGATGACGCCCATTTCCGAGCTCATCGGCAAGGCCGGCCCCAAGCAGAAGTCCATGGTCGACGTCGACATCGCCGCCGCGGCGCCCTACGCGGCGGCGGACGCCGCGGTCGCGCTGGAGCTCGACGCCAGGCTGCGGGAGCGGCTTTCCGGCGAGACCAACCTGGAGCTCTACCGGGACCTCGAGATCCCGTTGATTCCCGTGCTCTGGCGCATGGAGCAGCACGGCATCCGCCTCGACACCGGCCTGCTCGCCGACCTCTCGGTGAAGCTGGCCGCCCGCATCCGCGAGATAGAGCGCGAGGCCCGGGACATCGTCGGCCACGACTTCAACCTGGGCAGCCCGAAGCAACTGGAGACGATACTCTTCGACAAGCTGCAGTTGCCCAGCGTCCGCAAGAACAAGACCGGCCGCTCGACCGACGCAGCCGTCCTCGAGGAACTCCAGAATGCCCACCCGGTGGTCGGCAAGATCCTCGAGTTCCGGCAGCTCACCAAGCTGAAAAATACCTACCTCGACGTCTTGCCCACCTACATCAACGAGCGGACGGGCTGCGTGCACACGTCCTACAACCAGCACGTGGCGGCCACCGGGCGCCTGTCGTCTGACCAGCCCAACTTGCAGAACATCCCCATCCGCACCGACCTGGGGCGCGAGATCCGGCGGGCCTTCGTGCCGCGCGAGCCGGGCAACCTCATCCTCTCGGCGGACTACTCGCAAATCGAGTTGCGCATCCTGGCGCATGTGGCCGACGACGAGGCGTTCAAGCGGGCTTTCGCGGCGGACCAGGACATTCACGCGGCCACGGCCGCCGAGATCTTCGGCGTGCCGCTGGATCAGGTCACGTCCGAGATGCGCCGCAAGGCTAAGGCCGTCAACTTCGGCGTCGCCTACGGCCAGACGGCATTCGGCCTGGCGCGAGCCCTGGGCATACCCCAGAAGGAGGCCCGCGACTTCATCGACGCCTACCGGCAGAAGTACGCCGGCGTGCATCGGTACACGGTCGAGACCGTGGCGCAGGCGCACCGCCAGGGCTACGTGAGCACGCTGCTGGGCCGCAAGCGCAAGCTGGCCGGCATTAACGGGCCCGACCGGCAACTGCGCGATTTTGCCGAGCGCGCCGCGATAAACGCTCCCATCCAGGGCTCGGCGGCCGATCTCATCAAGCTGGCGATGCTCGAGGTCGAGAGGGCGCTGGCCAGGGAAGGCTTGCGCACCGCGATGGTCCTGCAGGTCCACGACGAACTGGTCTTCGAGGTCCCGCCGCAAGAAATGGAGGCGGCCAAGGCCCTGGTCAAGCGCGAGATGGAGCTTGCGATGCGGCTGTCGGTGCCGCTGAAGGTCGACCTCCGCCACGGGCCGACCTGGATGGAAGCGAAGTAG